CTGTTTTCAGACATTTATTGTTGATGCTTTTATAACGTCATAACGTTTATAATGCCATTGGAAAGAGTGTTTAATGTAACAACTTTTAAATGTAGCTAGAATTCCCTGATGTAATGGCTGAAGTGAAGAATTCCTATTTAGTGTTTTTAATCTTGGTTTTTAAATTCCATAGGTAAATTTGAGACAACGCGTTGAAACATTAAACAATGATgtttgtatttaaaattattaaaaatgttttgtACAGGGATATTTCTAAATTTGGAACCATTTTAGCACAAGAGTGTGTTGTAAGAGAGATATCTCTATATaggtttaatttttttatttaatattataaataatttatttaaatatggttCTGTTTAGGATGCACGATGAGTGATTATGAAAATGTTGCTGATAATCATCCTATACGGAAAGAGGAGATGAAAATTATCAAGCAGATTCATAGAAAGTTACCTGCTCTGATCGAATTGTGTTTTTCTGTCGACTGTTCATTTTTTCTTGTAAAGAAGATTCTTAGTGGCAGTGCGGTATGATATAAAACAAATATATTCTTTATCTATTTCTGACTTTTGAATTATTGATCAAAGAAGTTGACAATGTCTTTCTGCAAAGATGTATTATTGGAATGCTATGAATTGCATTAAGTATGACGTTGGATGTCCAAGTAAGCaagcatatatatgtatatatatatatatatttatttaataggtATAGGTATATACGTATTTAATAGGTCACGGAGGTTGGAGCAATTGGGGAGCATGGTCGATGTGTAGTGCTGTTTGCGGCAGAGGTAAAAAATATCGTACACGAATTTGTAATAGTCCTATACCTTCGCATCCTGAATTAATGTGCGATGATTCAGCATTGGAAATGAAAGACTGCATAGGATTCAACTGCAAGAAGCACTCAAGTATATTTAATGAATTCTGTTATACATATGTGTATTCCATagtgtatcaatatttttgatagtgGGAACTTGGGCTAATTGGAGCAAATGGAGCTCGTGTAGCGTACAATGTGGTAGCGGTATTCAAATGAGAAAACGTTCGTGTTCGAAGATGCAAAATGCACAGGAAACTTCATGCGAAGGTTCTACTAGGGATGTGAAAAGTTGCACAATTAATAATTGTTCAAGTAAATAAACTTAATTCCTATTTGTGCGTGCACCACCGCAATATTTATTCTGCTTGTTAAATctatatataaaatatgaaatatgatTGTTTATAACTTTCTATTAGTAAATGGAATGTGGTCCCCATGGACAGTTTGGACATCCTGTTCTTCAAGTTGTGGTATAGGCACACAGTTGAGGAACAGAATGTGTAGCAATCCTTCCCCGAGTGGTAGCGGCATGTCGTGTTCTGGTTCTGCTTCTGAAGTTCGTCAATGCTTTAGTAAACCATGTACAGGTATATCAGAGATTTCATTAGCATGATCGTTATTATCATTGTTTTAATTTCACCTTATTTAAAAGTTAAATCGCACGAAGTTGCACACTTTACAGAAGAAAGTAGTcttctttataatataaatgGAAGATCTTCGCGCTTGCTTCATATGTATTTGAGATTTTTACCATTGAGGCCGTTCGGAGTACTTATTTatcgaactgaaaataattgcaACGGATCGATGTGCGATTTTGTAAAACTATCATTACGAAATGGAAAAATTGTACTCCTATCTGAAATTTCTGGCTGTACATTGGGTCTAGTTCATGAAGATAAACTTGAAGTAAAATAAcatttgttttttaaatgttaatatttaatattcgaaACAAGTTGATTTAATTTAGATTGGACAATGGCATATGATATTAGTTGCAATATATGGAATGCACGGTATACTGAGTGTTAATGGCGGTTTTCGTAAAACTTCTACGTTTTCGTGCACTCCAATATCATATAATTTTGATCACATGATGAAAGTCGGAGAAGGATTTCGAGGCCAAATTCAGAAAATAACCATTAATTTTGCATCCATTCAACTTCGTGTACCAAAGGTTTCGCTCGTTAATTAGGACGACTACTTGACTTAAAACAATCAATAGTTTTAAAACACAAAATATCATTTAGGATAAATATGATGAAAAGCATGCAAACGTTCCTTTTAGCAGTAGTAACATGCAATATTTAATGGGGGATGACGAAGAAGGTTTCATTTATATTGGCCTTACAGAATCAGTTGCTGCACCATGTCCAAAGAACATGGAATTTTGGCAAGTAAGAACACTTTTGTTCAAGCGAACCCTGTGAAGCCTACCTTAAGTGACAATACTTTTATAttgttttacaattattttatttgtgaTTTCATTATAATAAACTCATTGCACAATTATAATTTAGATCACAATGGCAATGAAAGCAGAAAATATAAACGGTGTTGTAGCAATTATACCAGATGATGCTTTAAATAAGTATATTCTACTGCTATTAGAAGAGGGAAAAATAAAGCTTGGATTTCATCAGGGAGCAATTCATGTTGCAGCTGAAAGTATAGAGCATATTTCAGTAGGAGAATGGTTTGAAGTAGTAATAGTTCAAGATGGCAAAAATTTGTACATGCAAGTAAATGGAAATGAGAAGAGATACGTACCGTCGATTTCAGAAAAAGTGATTACAACTGCAACCAATCTAATCATAGGGGCTATACGCGATGAAATGAAAGTAAATAACATGTAGAAGATTAACGTTTTACGTATTTGTGATCATGTTCTTTGGAATAGGAGAAGATGTGTCCCAAATGTGCAGACATACCACAAATGAGTTTTACTCTTGGATATCTTAATATAGATGGAAATCATATTGATCTTTTATCGTTACCAGCTTTAGATACAATGAGCAAACGATTTGCGAGCCACACTATTAGCTTATCTGGTTGTAATTATGAATACATTATCGAATATTATGTTTAACATATGTGAAAAGATAATTTTATTAGTCATTTTAGATTACTACGAAGAAGTATCATTATTATTAGGTCAAGAGCTCAAGATATCGTGTTTTTATGATAAAATTCCTCATGAAAATGGAGTCCTTATATTTTCTAGGAGAACCTACGTTACGTGGTTATTAATGGATAAAATATTGCTATCCTATGAAAAGAAGTAAATTAAAGTTGGGATAATAACTTTGATCATTTTAATTAACTTCATTATTTTTAGAGACACGACAAATTTGATCGATAAAAGTTACATGATACAGAGGATGTTGTAACATTCCAATAATAATTTTGTCGTAGGTGGATGGTTTTCGGAAATTTCAATCATCtctatttttcaaataatataCTATACTTGTTTGTTCCTAGCAGAGAAGTGAATGAATATTTAGATTACTACAAATACCTATAATACAAGGCTATTCGACGTGATATAAAAAAGTAAAACAACAATTCTTATTAATGTTTTTTTTATAAGTACATCTA
The sequence above is a segment of the Colletes latitarsis isolate SP2378_abdomen chromosome 6, iyColLati1, whole genome shotgun sequence genome. Coding sequences within it:
- the LOC143342858 gene encoding uncharacterized protein LOC143342858, whose protein sequence is HIFNCVILGDISNAVQNLYCDLGLKNDNLCPVDGGWTSWSPWGSCFGKCGFKGKRTRHRTCSNPLPSKTGGPCIGPNYQTETCRITGCTMSDYENVADNHPIRKEEMKIIKQIHRNAMYYWNAMNCIKYDVGCPSHGGWSNWGAWSMCSAVCGRGKKYRTRICNSPIPSHPELMCDDSALEMKDCIGFNCKKHSMGTWANWSKWSSCSVQCGSGIQMRKRSCSKMQNAQETSCEGSTRDVKSCTINNCSINGMWSPWTVWTSCSSSCGIGTQLRNRMCSNPSPSGSGMSCSGSASEVRQCFSKPCTVKSHEVAHFTEESSLLYNINGRSSRLLHMYLRFLPLRPFGVLIYRTENNCNGSMCDFVKLSLRNGKIVLLSEISGCTLGLVHEDKLEIGQWHMILVAIYGMHGILSVNGGFRKTSTFSCTPISYNFDHMMKVGEGFRGQIQKITINFASIQLRVPKDKYDEKHANVPFSSSNMQYLMGDDEEGFIYIGLTESVAAPCPKNMEFWQITMAMKAENINGVVAIIPDDALNKYILLLLEEGKIKLGFHQGAIHVAAESIEHISVGEWFEVVIVQDGKNLYMQVNGNEKRYVPSISEKVITTATNLIIGAIRDEMKEKMCPKCADIPQMSFTLGYLNIDGNHIDLLSLPALDTMSKRFASHTISLSDYYEEVSLLLGQELKISCFYDKIPHENGVLIFSRRTYVTWLLMDKILLSYEKK